The Humulus lupulus chromosome 4, drHumLupu1.1, whole genome shotgun sequence genome has a window encoding:
- the LOC133831503 gene encoding putative calcium-transporting ATPase 11, plasma membrane-type, producing MEDYFLKEFSVESKHPSAEAQLRWRSAVALVRNPRRRFRHVADLVKRSEAQKKRKSIQEKIRVALYVQKAALQFIDAGGRIEFKLSQEARDAGFDVHPDELAAIIRSHDVRAMNVHGGVPGIARKVKVDSLDDGVSEKDIPIRQKVYGLNRYAEKQARTFWMFVWEAIHDLTLIILMVCAAVSIGVGVATEGLPKGMYDGLGILLSIILVVMVTATSDYRQSLQFKRLDEEKKKIFVHVTRDGKRQKLSIYDLVVGDIVHLSIGDQVPADGIFISGYCLLIDESSLSGESEPVNVDEGKPFLLCGTKVQDGAAKMLVTTVGMRTEWGKLMETLSEGGDDETPLQVKLNGVATIIGKIGLCFAVLTFLVLTTRFLVNKALLNEITVWSSADALTLLDYFAIAVTIIVVAVPEGLPLAVTLSLAFAMSKLMSERALVRHLSACETMGSASCICTDKTGTLTTNHMVVNKIWISDKSIEVKGKESENVVKSEISEEALSILLQVIFQNTGCEVADVDGKITIYGSPTETAILEFGLLLGAEFKAQRKDMNILKIEPFNSARKKMSVLVARPNGGKRAFCKGASEIILSMCNKFIGSNGEPIDLSDQQVNYISEVINSFASEALRTLCLAYQDIDGFSDENKIPDNGYTLVAVVGIKDPVRPGVKNAVETCLAAGITVRMVTGDNINTAKAIAKECGILTPGGMAIEGPDFRNLSPEQMKEVIPKIQVMARSSPSDKHTLVINLRKMFGEVVAVTGDGTNDAPALHESDIGLAMGIAGTEVAKENADVIIMDDNFSTIVNVGKWGRSVYINIQKFVQFQLTVNVVALVLNFFSACISGAAPLTAVQLLWVNMIMDTLGALALATEPPTNELMKRPPVGRGSSFITKAMWRNIIGQSIYQLIVLALLNFDGKKLLGLTGSDASAVLNTLIFNAFVFCQVFNEINSRDIEKINIFHGMFSSWVFIAVMIVTVAFQVIIVEFLGAFASTVPLSWQLWLLSVGIGSISLIVAVVLKCIPVEKKIKHHDGYEALPSGPELA from the exons ATGGAGGACTATTTTCTCAAAGAATTCTCAGTCGAGTCCAAGCACCCGTCGGCTGAGGCTCAGCTAAGATGGAGATCCGCCGTAGCTCTTGTCAGAAACCCTCGCCGACGGTTTCGACATGTGGCTGATCTCGTTAAGCGTTCGGAGGCTCAGAAGAAGAGGAAGAGTATCCAG GAAAAAATACGAGTTGCCCTCTATGTTCAGAAGGCAGCATTGCAGTTCATTGATG CTGGTGGTCGGATTGAGTTCAAGTTGTCTCAAGAGGCCAGAGATGCAGGTTTTGATGTTCACCCAGATGAGCTGGCAGCTATCATACGTAGCCATGATGTACGGGCCATGAATGTACATGGTGGAGTACCTGGAATAGCAAGAAAAGTTAAGGTGGACTCCCTAGATGATGGAGTTAGCGAAAAGGATATACCTATCAGGCAGAAGGTTTATGGACTTAATCGTTATGCAGAGAAACAAGCTAGAACATTTTGGATGTTTGTATGGGAAGCAATACACGACTTAACACTAATCATTCTTATGGTATGCGCTGCGGTTTCTATAGGTGTAGGAGTCGCCACAGAAGGGCTTCCAAAGGGCATGTATGATGGCTTGGGAATCTTACTTAGTATTATCTTGGTCGTCATGGTTACTGCCACAAGTGACTACAGGCAATCCTTGCAATTCAAACGTTTGGATGAGGAGAAAAAAAAGATCTTTGTTCATGTCACTAGAGATGGGAAAAGACAGAAACTTTCCATTTATGACTTAGTTGTTGGAGATATTGTCCATTTGTCAATTGGAGATCAAGTTCCAGCTGATGGGATTTTTATATCAGGTTATTGTTTGCTGATTGATGAATCAAGCTTGTCAGGTGAGAGTGAGCCAGTTAATGTAGATGAAGGGAAACCTTTTCTTCTATGTGGAACCAAAGTGCAGGACGGAGCAGCAAAAATGTTGGTAACAACAGTTGGGATGAGGACTGAATGGGGTAAGCTGATGGAGACATTAAGTGAGGGAGGAGATGATGAGACCCCACTACAAGTTAAGCTGAATGGTGTAGCTACAATTATTGGTAAAATTGGTTTGTGTTTTGCTGTGTTAACTTTTTTGGTATTGACAACAAGATTTTTGGTGAACAAAGCACTTCTCAATGAAATTACTGTTTGGTCGTCAGCTGACGCACTTACTCTTTTGGATTACTTTGCTATTGCAGTAACTATAATTGTTGTTGCAGTTCCTGAAGGGTTACCATTGGCAGTGACACTGAGCCTTGCTTTTGCAATGAGCAAATTAATGAGTGAAAGGGCACTTGTGAGGCATCTTTCTGCATGTGAAACAATGGGTTCTGCTAGTTGCATTTGCACTGACAAAACAGGAACATTAACTACAAACCATATGGTGGTTAACAAAATATGGATATCTGACAAATCTATAGAGGTAAAAGGTAAAGAGAGTGAAAATGTAGTAAAATCTGAGATTTCTGAAGAGGCTTTAAGCATCCTACTCCAAGTGATATTTCAAAATACTGGTTGTGAAGTTGCTGATGTAGATGGAAAGATCACCATCTACGGTTCCCCCACAGAAACAGCAATATTAGAATTTGGCTTGCTTCTTGGTGCTGAATTTAAAGCACAGCGTAAAGATATGAATATACTTAAGATAGAACCTTTCAACTCAGCCAGGAAAAAGATGTCTGTACTTGTTGCTCGTCCTAATGGCGGTAAGCGTGCTTTTTGCAAAGGTGCATCAGAAATAATATTAAGTATGTGTAACAAGTTTATAGGCTCAAATGGAGAACCTATTGATTTATCTGACCAACAGGTAAATTATATATCGGAAGTTATAAATTCCTTTGCTTCAGAAGCTTTGAGAACTCTCTGCTTGGCTTACCAGGATATAGATGGCTTTTCTGATGAAAACAAGATCCCTGATAATGGTTATACATTGGTAGCAGTTGTTGGAATCAAGGATCCTGTGCGCCCAGGAGTAAAGAATGCAGTTGAAACTTGTTTAGCTGCTGGAATAACTGTTAGAATGGTTACTGGTGATAATATAAACACAGCCAAGGCCATAGCTAAGGAATGTGGCATTCTCACCCCAGGTGGTATGGCCATAGAAGGGCCAGATTTTCGTAATTTGTCTCCAGAACAGATGAAAGAGGTTATACCCAAAATTCAG GTTATGGCACGATCTTCGCCCTCGGACAAACACACCTTGGTGATCAATTTGAGAAAAATGTTTGGTGAGGTTGTTGCCGTGACTGGTGATGGAACCAACGATGCTCCTGCATTGCATGAGTCAGACATCGGGCTTGCTATGGGTATAGCTGGGACAGAG GTGGCTAAAGAAAATGCTGATGTCATCATTATGGATGACAATTTTTCAACTATCGTTAATGTAGGTAAATGGGGACGTTCGGTTTACATAAACATTCAAAAGTTCGTTCAGTTCCAGTTAACAGTTAATGTCGTTGCTTTAGTTCTCAATTTCTTCTCTGCTTGCATCTCAG GAGCTGCTCCTCTTACGGCTGTGCAACTTTTATGGGTCAACATGATTATGGACACTCTTGGTGCATTGGCACTGGCCACAGAACCTCCAACCAATGAGCTAATGAAAAGGCCACCAGTAGGAAGGGGTTCAAGTTTCATCACAAAGGCCATGTGGAGGAATATCATTGGTCAGAGTATATACCAACTGATTGTCCTTGCATTGCTCAATTTCGATGGAAAGAAGCTACTGGGACTAACTGGTTCAGATGCAAGTGCGGTTCTGAACACATTAATATTCAATGCTTTTGTGTTTTGTCAG GTGTTTAATGAGATAAACAGCCGTGATATTGAAAAGATAAACATATTCCATGGCATGTTTAGCAGTTGGGTATTTATTGCTGTGATGATCGTCACAGTGGCTTTCCAAGTGATAATAGTTGAGTTTTTGGGGGCATTTGCCAGTACTGTACCACTGAGCTGGCAACTATGGCTACTCAGCGTGGGAATCGGATCAATCAGCTTGATAGTTGCAGTTGTCCTGAAATGCATCCCTGTTGAAAAGAAGATCAAACACCATGATGGCTACGAAGCACTCCCAAGTGGTCCGGAGCTTGCTTAA